Part of the Neisseria leonii genome is shown below.
CACCGGTGCCGCAGGCTGCCGCTTTCGGCGGTCAGGCCGATGCCGAATACGATGTGGTGGTATTGGGCGGCGGGCCGGGCGGTTATTCGGCTGCGTTTGCCGCCGCCGATGCCGGTTTGAAAACGGCGGTTGTCGAACAGTATGCCACTTTGGGCGGCGTGTGCCTGAATGTGGGCTGTATTCCGTCCAAAGCCCTGCTGCACAATGCGGCGGTGATTGACGAAGTGAAACATCTGGCGGCCAACGGCATCAAATACCCCGCGCCCGAAATCGATGTCGATATGCTGCGCGGCTACAAAGACCAAGTCATCGGCAAGCTGACCGGCGGTTTGGCGGGCATGGCCAAAGCGCGTAAAGTGGATATTGTGCGCGGGCGCGGCGAATTTGTGTCGCCCCACCACATTCAAGTGTCGCTGACCGAATCGGCCCAATACGGACAGGCAGACGAAACGGGCGAAACACGCACGCTGGCGTTTAAAAATGCGATTATCGCCGTGGGCAGCCGTGTGGTAAACCTGCCGTTTATCCCGCAGGATCCGCGGATTGTGGACAGCACGGGCGCATTGGAACTGCGCCAAAACGGCGGCAAACTGCCCGAAAAAATGCTGGTTATCGGCGGCGGCATCATCGGCCTGGAAATGGGCACGGTATACAGCACACTGGGCGCGCGCCTCGATGTGGTGGAGATGATGGACGGCTTGATGCAGGGCGCCGACCGCGATTTGGTCAAAGTGTGGGAAAAAATGAACGCCCACCGCTTCGACAACATCATGACCAATACCAAAACCGTAGCCGTGGAAGCCAAATCAGACGGCATCTACGTTACCTTTGAAGGCGAAAAAGCGCCGAAAGAACCGCAGCGTTACGATATGGTGCTGGTGGCGGCCGGCCGTGCGCCCAACGGCAAACTGTGCGGCGCGGAAAAAGCGGGCGTGGCCGTGGGCGAGCGCGGCTTTATCGAGGTGGACAAGCAGCAGCGCACCAATGTACCGCATATTTACGCCATCGGCGATGTGGTAGGCCAACCCATGCTGGCACACAAAGCCGTTCACGAAGGCCATGTGGCGGCGGAAAACTGTGCCGGACACAAAGCCTATTTCGATGCGCGCGTGATTCCGGGCGTGGCCTACACCGACCCCGAAGTGGCTTGGGTGGGCGTAACCGAAGAAACCGCCAAGCGCGACGGCATCAACATCACCAAATCCGTATTCCCGTGGGCGGCCAGCGGCCGCGCGATTGCCAACGGCCGCGACGAAGGCTTTACCAAGCTGATTTTCGACGCTGAAACCGGCCGCATCATCGGCGGCGGAATTGTCGGCACCCACGCGGGCGATATGATCGGCGAAATCTGTCTGGCGATTGAAATGGGCTGTGATGCGGAAGACATCGGCAAAACCATTCACCCGCACCCGACTTTGGGCGAGAGCATCGGCATGGCTGCCGAAGTGGCTTTGGGTGTCTGTACCGACCTGCCGCCGCAGAAGAAAAAGAAATAAACAGTGCTGCTATAATCAACAGGCTGCCTGAAAATTCAGGCAGCCTGTTTATCCGTGTCTTTCAGGCCGAGGTTGGCCCAATCCCTTTCAGGCTGCTTTCAGCCAAAATAAAACATGGATTTGGCCAACAGCACAATCAGCAGCATTTGGATTAAAACCGCCGTGTGGATGTATTTCGACCATGCGGCGGTTAAAGTCTGCGTCCGCATTTTGTATACCGCAATGACAAAGTGGCACAAAATGCCGGCTGCCAACAGCAGTTTCAAGCTCAATTGAAGCCCGAATGCAGATGCAAACGGATTGGACAGAATACTGCCGTAACGGTGCAGCATCAGCAGACCGGAGACAAACAGCACCAATACGATAAACGGCATCACTTTGACGGCACGGCGCGATATCGCGGCGTGTGCTTCGCGGCGGGCATCGCGCGAAATACCGTGCAAGGCACTTAAAATCAATGCTTCAAAAATCACGCCGCCGACAAAGGCGATGGCGCAAAACAGATGGAGAATGTGGGCATAGGGGTAGAGTGCGGACATATGATCAACTTTCAGGCCGGAGCCCGGTCACGGCTTGGATTCAGGAACAACCGGTGGTTCGGCGCACGGTTGAGGGGGCTTTGGAC
Proteins encoded:
- the lpdA gene encoding dihydrolipoyl dehydrogenase, which encodes MGLIELTVPDIGGHENADIIAVEIQAGDTVALDDTLITLETDKATMDVPAEAAGVVKEVKVAVGGKISAGGVIAVIEAAGAQVDAPKAQEQTAAEPETPKAEAAPVPQAAAFGGQADAEYDVVVLGGGPGGYSAAFAAADAGLKTAVVEQYATLGGVCLNVGCIPSKALLHNAAVIDEVKHLAANGIKYPAPEIDVDMLRGYKDQVIGKLTGGLAGMAKARKVDIVRGRGEFVSPHHIQVSLTESAQYGQADETGETRTLAFKNAIIAVGSRVVNLPFIPQDPRIVDSTGALELRQNGGKLPEKMLVIGGGIIGLEMGTVYSTLGARLDVVEMMDGLMQGADRDLVKVWEKMNAHRFDNIMTNTKTVAVEAKSDGIYVTFEGEKAPKEPQRYDMVLVAAGRAPNGKLCGAEKAGVAVGERGFIEVDKQQRTNVPHIYAIGDVVGQPMLAHKAVHEGHVAAENCAGHKAYFDARVIPGVAYTDPEVAWVGVTEETAKRDGINITKSVFPWAASGRAIANGRDEGFTKLIFDAETGRIIGGGIVGTHAGDMIGEICLAIEMGCDAEDIGKTIHPHPTLGESIGMAAEVALGVCTDLPPQKKKK
- a CDS encoding CopD family copper resistance protein, which gives rise to MSALYPYAHILHLFCAIAFVGGVIFEALILSALHGISRDARREAHAAISRRAVKVMPFIVLVLFVSGLLMLHRYGSILSNPFASAFGLQLSLKLLLAAGILCHFVIAVYKMRTQTLTAAWSKYIHTAVLIQMLLIVLLAKSMFYFG